The Oryza glaberrima chromosome 9, OglaRS2, whole genome shotgun sequence genome includes a window with the following:
- the LOC127785388 gene encoding syntaxin-72-like, producing the protein MSMIDVLIRVDAICKKYDKYDADKHRNGAAADPFSRLYAAVDADIDAAIEKSERAATETNRAAAAALNSDVRRTKARLAEEVVKLRKLAAKKVKGLSPEEAALRGDLVLALPDRIQSIPDGGSGGGGAADQNGGGNVRPGIKFDSSAENLDEAYFQTTEESEEFRREYEIRRTKQDEGLEFISEGLDTLKSLAEDMNEELNRQMPMMDEIDNKVDKSNADLRKTNVRLKETVNQFRSTRNFMIDLILICIILGIAAYLYDILNQ; encoded by the exons ATGAGCATGATCGACGTGCTGATCCGGGTGGACGCCATCTGCAAGAAGTACGACAAGTACGACGCCGACAAGCACCgcaatggcgccgccgccgacccttTCTCCCGTCTctacgccgccgtcgacgccgacatCGACGCTGCCATCGAG AAATCCGAGAGGGCCGCGACGGAGACGaaccgggcggcggcggcggcgctcaacTCCGACGTGCGGCGCACCAAGGCGCGGCTCGCGGAGGAGGTCGTCAAGCTCCGGAAGCTCGCCGCCAAGAAG GTGAAAGGGCtctcgccggaggaggcggcgctgcgGGGCGACCTGGTCTTGGCATTGCCGGATAGGATCCAGTCCATCCCtgacggtggcagcggcggcggcggcgcggcggatcaGAACGGCGGCGGGAATGTCCGGCCGGGGATCAAGTTCGATTCTTCAG CTGAAAATTTGGACGAGGCGTACTTCCAAACCACCGAAGAATCGGAGGAGTTCAGAAGAGAGTACGAAATACGGCGAACCAAACAG GATGAAGGGCTGGAGTTCATCTCTGAAGGTTTGGACACACTGAAAAGCCTGGCAGAGGACATGAACGAG GAACTGAACAGGCAGATGCCTATGATGGATGAGATTGACAACAAG GTGGATAAATCTAATGCAGACCTCAGAAAGACTAATGTCAGGCTAAAAGAAACGGTCAACCAG TTTCGATCGACCAGGAACTTCATGATTGATCTTATCTTGATTTGCATCATTCTTGGCATTGCTGCCTACCTCTACGA CATACTCAATCAATGA